In Gemmatimonadetes bacterium T265, one DNA window encodes the following:
- the hemA_1 gene encoding glutamyl-tRNA reductase → MLLSLAVDYRHADVATRERFHLTPERLAHLYVRAAAAPAPAGGPPHGLAPVAVAPTERVALATCNRSEAYAWAPAAAAGGRALEAQYVALARAWMGGETGARQLLAAARRRAGDAAARHLLRVAAGLESQVLGDSQLLGQLRAAHAAAGAAGATGTVLGRLFESALHVGKRVRAETTLSSGRHSVGAEAANVAMRRFGSLAHARVVVVGCGTTGERVARQLAKLGARDLVLLNRSPERAERLAAAVGGRAAPLGALYGELALADVAVVAASSTEPVVYADPLVSARRRCATAQYPLLLIDLGVPRNVDPALGSVAAVTIVDLDALRPVVAAGERERGASVPEAERIVEEERAALAAWVRDAAAREAVRPFCTALAAVCRREVAYAVGMAGADAATRDAVAERAAGRVVAKLLAGPMQTLRAAAADGESCDALVAALARLFPAEAPNVAGTRSLRPRRRRASEARAGAAQLAGVGADAPATAHAPHGTDRRLRCI, encoded by the coding sequence ATGCTCCTCTCCCTCGCCGTCGACTACCGGCACGCCGACGTGGCCACGCGTGAGCGCTTCCACCTCACGCCGGAGCGCCTGGCGCACCTGTACGTGCGCGCCGCCGCGGCCCCGGCGCCGGCCGGGGGGCCGCCGCACGGGCTCGCGCCCGTCGCCGTCGCGCCGACGGAGCGCGTCGCGCTCGCGACGTGCAACCGTAGCGAGGCGTACGCGTGGGCGCCGGCCGCGGCTGCCGGCGGGCGCGCGCTCGAGGCGCAGTACGTCGCGCTCGCGCGCGCGTGGATGGGGGGCGAAACGGGGGCGCGCCAGCTCCTCGCGGCCGCGCGGCGCCGCGCCGGCGACGCGGCCGCGCGCCACCTGCTGCGCGTCGCCGCCGGGCTCGAGTCCCAGGTGCTCGGCGACTCCCAGCTGTTAGGCCAGCTGCGCGCCGCGCACGCCGCGGCCGGGGCCGCGGGCGCGACCGGCACGGTGCTCGGGCGGCTGTTCGAGAGCGCGCTGCACGTGGGCAAGCGCGTGCGGGCCGAGACGACGCTCTCGAGCGGCCGCCACTCGGTCGGCGCGGAGGCCGCGAACGTCGCGATGCGGCGCTTCGGGTCGCTCGCGCACGCGCGGGTCGTCGTCGTCGGCTGCGGGACGACGGGCGAGCGCGTCGCGCGGCAGCTCGCCAAGCTCGGCGCGCGCGACCTCGTGCTCCTCAATCGCTCGCCCGAGCGGGCCGAGCGGCTCGCGGCCGCGGTCGGCGGGCGCGCGGCGCCGCTCGGCGCGCTCTACGGCGAGCTCGCGCTGGCCGACGTCGCGGTCGTCGCGGCGTCGTCGACCGAGCCCGTGGTGTACGCCGACCCGCTCGTCTCGGCGCGCCGCCGGTGTGCCACCGCGCAGTACCCGCTGCTGCTGATCGACCTCGGCGTGCCGCGCAACGTCGACCCCGCGCTCGGCTCGGTGGCTGCGGTGACGATCGTCGACCTCGACGCGCTCCGCCCGGTCGTCGCGGCGGGGGAGCGCGAGCGCGGCGCGTCGGTGCCCGAGGCCGAGCGGATCGTCGAGGAGGAGCGCGCCGCGCTCGCGGCGTGGGTGCGGGACGCGGCCGCGCGCGAGGCGGTGCGCCCGTTCTGCACCGCGCTCGCTGCGGTCTGCCGGCGCGAGGTCGCCTACGCGGTCGGGATGGCCGGCGCGGACGCGGCGACGCGCGACGCGGTGGCCGAGCGCGCGGCGGGTCGCGTCGTGGCGAAGCTGCTCGCGGGCCCGATGCAGACGCTGCGCGCCGCGGCCGCGGACGGCGAATCGTGCGACGCGCTGGTCGCCGCGCTCGCGCGGCTCTTCCCGGCCGAGGCGCCGAACGTGGCGGGTACGCGGTCGTTGCGTCCGCGGCGACGGCGCGCGTCCGAGGCGCGCGCCGGGGCGGCCCAGCTCGCGGGCGTGGGCGCGGACGCCCCCGCCACCGCGCACGCGCCCCACGGCACCGACCGGAGGTTGCGGTGCATCTGA
- the hemF gene encoding oxygen-dependent coproporphyrinogen-III oxidase → MHLTATIPTPASARRAPYTRPPADAADDRARAGAWTVAVHDEITRLLTELDRGGRFAEERWERAGGGGGVSRLLADGATFEKAGVNRSTVFGALPDEVRRMLVSTSAGGRASAGGAGPLDFFATGVSVVVHPRSPMVPTVHLNVRYFELADAAGERVDAWFGGGTDLTPTYPRPADARHFHAALAAACAPFGPAVYARGKACCDDYFANAHRGGERRGVGGIFYDHVRPGEGVAEHLNTAALHGLSAAVGTVLAAAYAPVVERRRDEPYGDAERALQLERRGRYAEFNLLHDRGTLFGLRTHARVDSVLMSLPPMAAWGASGAHAPGSAGARLAAMLAPRDWLAAGAGDDVLGTEVLA, encoded by the coding sequence GTGCATCTGACGGCGACCATCCCGACCCCGGCGTCCGCGCGGCGCGCGCCGTACACGCGCCCGCCCGCCGACGCCGCCGACGACCGCGCGCGCGCCGGCGCCTGGACCGTCGCGGTGCACGACGAGATCACGCGCCTGCTGACGGAGCTCGACCGGGGCGGCCGGTTCGCGGAAGAGCGGTGGGAGCGCGCGGGCGGCGGCGGGGGCGTTTCGCGGCTGCTCGCCGACGGGGCGACGTTCGAGAAGGCGGGGGTGAACCGGTCGACCGTGTTCGGCGCGCTGCCGGACGAGGTGCGCCGCATGCTGGTCAGCACTTCAGCAGGCGGGCGGGCGTCGGCCGGCGGGGCGGGGCCGCTCGACTTCTTCGCGACCGGCGTGAGCGTGGTCGTCCACCCCCGCAGCCCGATGGTGCCGACGGTGCACCTCAACGTGCGCTACTTCGAGCTGGCCGACGCGGCGGGGGAGCGGGTCGACGCGTGGTTCGGCGGCGGCACGGACCTCACGCCCACGTACCCGCGCCCCGCCGACGCGCGGCACTTCCACGCGGCCCTCGCGGCGGCGTGCGCGCCGTTCGGCCCCGCCGTCTACGCGCGCGGCAAGGCGTGTTGCGACGACTACTTCGCGAACGCCCACCGCGGGGGCGAGCGGCGCGGCGTGGGCGGCATCTTCTACGACCACGTGCGCCCGGGCGAGGGCGTCGCGGAGCACCTCAACACCGCGGCGCTGCACGGCCTGTCGGCGGCCGTGGGCACCGTGCTGGCGGCCGCCTACGCGCCGGTCGTCGAGCGCCGGCGCGACGAGCCGTACGGCGACGCCGAGCGCGCGCTGCAGCTCGAGCGGCGCGGCCGGTACGCGGAGTTCAACCTCCTGCACGACCGCGGCACGCTGTTCGGCCTGCGCACGCACGCGCGCGTCGACAGCGTCCTCATGTCGCTGCCGCCGATGGCGGCGTGGGGCGCGTCGGGCGCGCACGCGCCGGGGAGCGCGGGGGCGCGGCTCGCGGCCATGCTCGCGCCGCGCGACTGGCTCGCCGCCGGCGCGGGCGACGACGTGTTAGGCACCGAGGTCCTCGCGTGA
- a CDS encoding membrane protein, whose amino-acid sequence MSTAYLWAKTLHIVAVVAWFAGLFYLPRLFVYHAEALAGPEPARAVLHAQFARMERVLERAIMRPALVLVVVAAGGMLAARPGLLAAGWLQAKLALVAGVAAYHWACVRCATRLAAGTSPMTSQQFRLFNEAPTVLLVLIVFLVTFQHQASPRAAAALAAGFGVLLAAGVAGAARRRTARRRTALVPFQGARA is encoded by the coding sequence GTGAGCACCGCGTACCTCTGGGCCAAGACGCTGCACATAGTGGCGGTGGTCGCGTGGTTCGCGGGACTGTTCTACCTGCCGCGCCTGTTCGTGTACCACGCCGAGGCGCTCGCCGGGCCGGAGCCCGCGCGCGCGGTGCTGCACGCGCAGTTCGCGCGCATGGAGCGCGTCCTCGAGCGCGCGATCATGCGCCCCGCGCTCGTGCTCGTCGTCGTCGCGGCGGGCGGAATGCTCGCCGCGCGTCCCGGGCTGCTGGCCGCGGGGTGGCTGCAGGCGAAGCTCGCGCTCGTCGCCGGGGTCGCCGCGTACCACTGGGCCTGCGTGCGCTGCGCGACGCGCCTCGCGGCCGGCACGTCGCCGATGACCTCGCAGCAGTTCCGCCTCTTCAACGAAGCGCCGACAGTCCTGCTCGTGCTGATCGTGTTTCTCGTCACCTTCCAGCACCAGGCGAGCCCGCGCGCGGCGGCCGCGCTCGCGGCCGGGTTCGGAGTGCTGCTCGCGGCCGGCGTGGCGGGCGCGGCGCGGCGGCGTACGGCGCGGCGGCGCACTGCGCTCGTCCCGTTCCAGGGAGCGCGGGCATGA